In the Rhodospirillaceae bacterium genome, one interval contains:
- the cobS gene encoding adenosylcobinamide-GDP ribazoletransferase, with protein sequence MALEGETFSEVKEQVRVWVYDLGLAATFLTRLPFPMPERDLETGDLSRAMRTYPIVGAGIGLVAGLVLIAASELNLAPLACAMLGLAAAALLTGALHEDGLADTVDGFAGGRTRAEKLKIMRDSHIGAFGVLALVFSVGIRAAILSGVPGPGTALLVLVALGALSRAPLAVIAIRLDPARKDGLSGTLGRPEPGHVITSAILATLISLLALGFLEGGAVAILWALLGVALATGLIAVVAIKQIGGHTGDVMGAVQQVSEIASLIAIGSVLA encoded by the coding sequence ATGGCGCTTGAGGGCGAAACGTTCAGCGAAGTTAAGGAACAAGTACGAGTCTGGGTTTACGACCTTGGCTTGGCCGCGACGTTTCTGACCCGTCTCCCTTTTCCCATGCCGGAAAGAGACCTTGAGACCGGAGACCTTTCCCGCGCCATGCGGACCTATCCGATCGTCGGGGCCGGGATCGGTCTTGTTGCCGGTCTCGTACTCATCGCTGCATCTGAACTAAACTTGGCACCGCTTGCTTGTGCCATGTTGGGGTTGGCCGCGGCCGCACTTTTGACAGGTGCTTTGCACGAAGACGGATTGGCCGACACTGTGGACGGTTTTGCTGGCGGTCGGACTCGGGCGGAAAAACTGAAAATCATGCGGGACAGCCATATCGGCGCGTTCGGTGTGTTGGCGTTGGTGTTCAGCGTTGGTATTCGCGCTGCAATTCTAAGTGGCGTGCCAGGGCCGGGCACAGCACTTTTGGTGCTGGTCGCATTGGGCGCTTTATCGCGGGCACCGTTGGCTGTGATAGCGATTCGCTTGGACCCGGCCCGGAAGGATGGCCTTTCCGGAACATTAGGCCGCCCGGAGCCCGGCCACGTTATTACAAGCGCAATTCTCGCCACTCTCATTTCATTACTGGCATTGGGCTTTTTGGAGGGGGGCGCTGTCGCGATCTTGTGGGCGCTGCTCGGGGTGGCCTTGGCAACCGGTCTTATAGCCGTGGTTGCAATTAAACAGATTGGCGGCCATACCGGCGATGTCATGGGGGCTGTGCAGCAAGTATCTGAAATTGCATCGCTTATCGCAATTGGGAGTGTTTTGGCATGA
- a CDS encoding ABC transporter permease, which translates to MEPRNPSFSWQRQWGMFLRHFYVLRGSWPRLLELAYWPTMQMVLWGFITTFFLQHSSWVAQAAGVLISAVLLWDVFFRSSLGVSIPFMDEMWARNLGQIFISPLRVYEFVASLLLMSFMRTLIGVTPAALLAMPFYDVWVFQIGLPLIAFFVNLLVMGWTIGLLVSAMIMRFGLGAESLAWFGIFLFSPISGIYYPIDTLPGWLQPVAWSLPSSYVFEGMRAVLFEGRFDMGHFTSSVTLNALYLTLAVLFFLRMYRVAREKGLLLQQGE; encoded by the coding sequence ATGGAACCTCGTAACCCCTCATTTTCCTGGCAGCGCCAATGGGGCATGTTCCTCCGGCATTTTTATGTTTTGCGCGGGTCCTGGCCACGGCTGTTGGAACTTGCTTATTGGCCGACCATGCAGATGGTTCTGTGGGGATTCATTACGACATTTTTTTTGCAGCACAGTTCCTGGGTTGCGCAGGCCGCCGGCGTGTTGATCAGTGCCGTTCTTTTATGGGATGTGTTCTTTCGGTCCAGTCTGGGGGTCTCTATTCCGTTTATGGACGAAATGTGGGCACGGAATTTGGGCCAGATATTCATCAGCCCGCTCCGCGTATATGAATTTGTCGCGTCTTTGTTGCTGATGAGCTTCATGCGGACGTTGATCGGCGTGACCCCAGCGGCTTTATTGGCGATGCCATTTTATGATGTCTGGGTGTTTCAGATCGGTCTCCCACTCATCGCATTTTTTGTCAATCTGTTGGTCATGGGGTGGACCATTGGGCTGTTGGTCTCGGCCATGATCATGCGGTTTGGGCTGGGTGCGGAAAGTTTGGCGTGGTTCGGAATTTTCTTATTTTCGCCGATCAGTGGCATTTATTATCCGATTGATACATTGCCAGGGTGGCTACAGCCGGTGGCTTGGTCCTTGCCGTCATCCTATGTGTTCGAGGGTATGCGGGCTGTGCTCTTCGAAGGTCGTTTTGATATGGGGCATTTTACAAGCTCAGTTACTTTGAACGCGCTTTACCTAACATTGGCCGTCTTGTTTTTCTTACGGATGTATAGAGTTGCCCGAGAAAAGGGGCTGTTGTTGCAGCAAGGCGAATAA
- a CDS encoding ABC transporter ATP-binding protein, whose translation MSPPSPPAIRVDTLTKKFGPVTAPVTAVDAVSFDVAEGSVTALLGGNGAGKTTTLSILLGVLLPTSGSVRVFDEDMLQDRYRVLPKMNFSSPYVDMPRRLSARENLTVYGHLYGLDEIKHRIDALASDLEISAYLDRPTATLSAGQKTRVALAKALLNEPKLLIMDEPTASLDPDTGDWVRGYLEGYRNRTGASLLLASHNMGEVERLCDHVLMMRQGSIVDEGSPADLINRYGHANLEEVFLEIARNGRQGVS comes from the coding sequence ATGAGCCCCCCATCACCACCGGCTATCCGGGTGGACACTTTAACCAAGAAATTTGGTCCTGTGACAGCGCCAGTGACGGCAGTGGATGCGGTCAGCTTCGACGTGGCAGAAGGCTCAGTTACAGCCCTGTTGGGAGGAAATGGGGCCGGCAAGACAACCACACTTTCGATCTTGCTTGGCGTTTTGCTGCCGACGTCTGGATCGGTTCGGGTATTCGATGAAGATATGTTGCAGGACCGATACCGGGTGCTGCCTAAGATGAATTTTTCATCGCCCTATGTGGACATGCCGCGGCGCTTGAGTGCACGCGAGAATTTAACGGTTTACGGCCATCTTTACGGTCTTGATGAAATCAAGCACCGCATCGATGCATTGGCGAGCGATCTGGAGATCAGTGCCTATCTGGATCGACCCACCGCGACCTTATCCGCCGGGCAAAAAACTCGGGTCGCGTTGGCCAAGGCCCTGTTGAATGAACCCAAGCTGTTGATCATGGATGAGCCAACCGCATCGCTTGACCCAGATACCGGCGATTGGGTGCGCGGATATTTGGAGGGCTATAGAAACCGCACCGGGGCGAGCCTTCTTCTGGCGTCTCACAACATGGGCGAGGTCGAACGACTTTGCGATCACGTGCTGATGATGCGCCAAGGAAGCATTGTTGACGAAGGCTCACCTGCCGATCTTATCAACCGTTATGGCCATGCAAATTTGGAAGAGGTGTTCTTGGAGATTGCGAGAAATGGCAGGCAGGGGGTCTCCTGA